A single window of Sporosarcina sp. Marseille-Q4943 DNA harbors:
- the cobD gene encoding threonine-phosphate decarboxylase CobD — MQLPEHGANPRHVYEKLGMTLPARILDFSENCNPAGPPRAVVELWPDLLSRLHAYPDPSGEPFLSKAADYHGVSKTSVIAGNGAAEILSFIAERYRGRRAIVIHPTFSEYEATLRAKGVEIERIIASEVDGFRLPVEEVLPRLSAASVLYLCTPNNPTGIMPEREDLLAIIRKAGKVGCEVVLDEAFIDFIDESKSFIPELNEFPHVIVVRSMTKMYAIPGIRLGYTVAHPEVISSLKTTAPHWNVNGMAAAIGAVCLGQDAYREAAIRHAWEEREKMTAFLKEFGCTVTDSVANFLSFKPEDAGKLYKEMLAKGIVLRHSENFRGMDGRWLRIGMKSSAEMEKLRRELADWFAGDAEINNYRHDEASVSLE; from the coding sequence ATGCAATTGCCTGAACATGGGGCGAATCCCCGGCACGTCTATGAAAAGCTAGGCATGACCCTGCCCGCGCGGATCCTCGATTTCAGCGAAAACTGCAATCCGGCGGGGCCTCCGCGGGCAGTTGTCGAGTTGTGGCCGGATCTTTTGTCGCGATTACACGCCTACCCGGACCCGAGCGGCGAGCCTTTCTTATCGAAGGCGGCGGATTATCACGGCGTCTCGAAAACGTCGGTGATTGCGGGCAATGGTGCGGCAGAAATCTTGTCGTTCATAGCGGAGCGGTACCGGGGGAGGCGAGCAATCGTCATCCACCCGACGTTTTCGGAATACGAAGCGACGTTGCGAGCGAAAGGAGTTGAGATTGAACGGATCATCGCTTCCGAAGTGGACGGCTTTCGCTTGCCGGTTGAGGAGGTATTGCCTCGTCTTTCGGCGGCATCCGTTTTATATCTATGCACGCCGAACAATCCGACGGGCATCATGCCAGAGCGTGAGGATCTGCTTGCGATTATCCGTAAAGCGGGGAAGGTTGGATGTGAAGTCGTCCTCGACGAAGCGTTTATTGATTTCATAGATGAAAGCAAGTCTTTCATTCCTGAATTAAACGAATTTCCGCACGTCATCGTCGTCCGGTCGATGACGAAAATGTATGCGATTCCGGGCATCCGCCTCGGGTATACAGTCGCGCATCCCGAGGTCATTTCTTCATTGAAAACGACGGCGCCGCATTGGAATGTCAACGGCATGGCGGCCGCAATCGGGGCGGTGTGCCTCGGGCAGGATGCATACCGCGAAGCGGCGATCCGCCATGCCTGGGAGGAACGAGAGAAAATGACAGCTTTTTTGAAGGAGTTTGGCTGCACGGTGACTGATTCAGTCGCGAATTTCCTTTCGTTCAAACCGGAAGATGCCGGGAAACTGTACAAGGAAATGCTTGCGAAAGGCATCGTCCTCCGCCATTCGGAAAATTTCCGGGGGATGGACGGACGGTGGTTGCGCATCGGGATGAAAAGCAGCGCGGAGATGGAAAAATTGCGGCGGGAGCTTGCGGATTGGTTTGCGGGCGACGCAGAAATAAATAATTATCGTCATGACGAAGCAAGCGTTTCATTGGAATGA
- a CDS encoding bifunctional adenosylcobinamide kinase/adenosylcobinamide-phosphate guanylyltransferase codes for MGGKLTFISGGVRSGKSAFAENLLVEGASAVQGRLVYIASGRAVDEEMKQRIEKHKLDRADAAWLTIEQPVELEEVLPFIQPDDFVLWDCLTTWLANELYTEQDGTYCIHVKGCMEEKAARLMETVATIQKKAVHFTIVSNEVLDEPVSNYEETRRYCKWIGKLHQMLVGISDDAIEMDHGLPLYWKKEGRVTVQ; via the coding sequence ATGGGTGGAAAACTAACGTTCATTAGCGGTGGTGTGCGAAGCGGGAAGAGCGCATTCGCGGAAAATCTGCTTGTCGAGGGGGCTTCCGCCGTTCAAGGCAGGCTCGTCTATATCGCATCTGGCCGCGCCGTTGATGAAGAAATGAAGCAACGGATTGAAAAGCATAAGCTTGACCGGGCAGATGCAGCTTGGCTAACGATTGAGCAGCCGGTCGAGCTAGAAGAAGTGCTGCCGTTCATTCAACCAGACGATTTCGTCCTATGGGATTGCTTGACGACTTGGCTGGCGAATGAATTGTACACCGAGCAAGACGGTACATACTGCATCCACGTAAAAGGATGCATGGAAGAGAAAGCAGCACGACTCATGGAAACGGTCGCCACAATCCAAAAGAAAGCAGTTCATTTCACCATCGTTTCGAATGAAGTGCTGGACGAACCGGTTTCAAATTATGAAGAGACGCGGCGATACTGCAAATGGATCGGCAAATTGCATCAAATGCTCGTCGGCATAAGCGACGATGCGATCGAAATGGATCACGGGCTGCCGCTGTACTGGAAAAAGGAAGGGCGGGTGACTGTGCAATGA
- a CDS encoding cobyric acid synthase → MIGIMVMGTASDVGKTMICTALCRLLSNEGMRVAPFKSQNMSRFSATTEDGKEMSRAQFLQAEAARTKPVIEMNPILLKPLDHRKADVRFFGETFDAVDGMEYREQFFDRGVKAIRTALDKLSESFDTVVIEGAGSPAEVNLNDREIVNMRVADMADVPVLLVADIDRGGAIASIVGTLQLLAPDHRARVKGIIINKFHGDAALFQEGVDFIESYTGIRVAGVIPHKLNHGIEEEDMDRPMSEAPTGTDVYDAWAAHVKAHIDWPFVLSVIAGQVD, encoded by the coding sequence ATGATAGGGATCATGGTGATGGGAACGGCTTCGGATGTCGGAAAGACGATGATCTGCACCGCATTATGCAGGCTTCTTTCAAACGAAGGGATGCGGGTCGCCCCATTCAAGTCGCAGAACATGTCGCGATTTTCCGCAACGACGGAAGACGGGAAAGAGATGAGCCGGGCGCAGTTTCTGCAGGCGGAGGCGGCGCGGACGAAGCCGGTCATTGAAATGAACCCGATTCTTTTGAAACCGTTGGATCATCGAAAAGCTGACGTGCGGTTTTTCGGGGAGACATTTGACGCGGTCGACGGGATGGAATACCGGGAGCAGTTTTTCGACCGTGGTGTGAAGGCTATCCGAACGGCGCTTGATAAGCTTTCGGAGTCGTTTGATACGGTCGTCATCGAAGGGGCGGGAAGCCCTGCCGAAGTGAATTTGAACGATCGAGAAATTGTCAATATGCGGGTTGCGGACATGGCGGATGTGCCTGTGCTGCTCGTCGCGGATATCGACCGGGGCGGCGCAATTGCATCGATTGTCGGGACGCTTCAATTGCTCGCTCCGGACCATCGGGCACGCGTGAAAGGGATCATCATCAATAAATTCCACGGAGACGCCGCTTTATTCCAGGAAGGTGTCGACTTTATTGAGTCCTACACAGGCATTCGCGTGGCGGGGGTCATTCCGCATAAGCTGAATCACGGGATTGAAGAAGAAGACATGGACCGGCCGATGTCGGAAGCGCCGACTGGAACGGATGTGTACGACGCTTGGGCAGCGCATGTGAAGGCGCATATCGATTGGCCGTTCGTCCTGTCGGTCATCGCCGGGCAGGTGGACTGA
- the cobS gene encoding adenosylcobinamide-GDP ribazoletransferase: MNGLLLALQFFTSFPIRKELPMERKDVTAMYIALPFVGGLIGLAMYGVAVLFTDGIGTGSLLAAVSIVVAGVALTGGLHMDGFADMGDAFFSYRDKEKRLEILDDPRIGAFGTMALILLIVVKIALFEELLHRNDGLLLLFIAVPLLARAGMNVYFSTTRLAKEKGIAHFFKGKLAKGKLIAWSIGTGAATIVALGLVLHSIFVPIVLLGVVATAAFLFRRWSLQHFGGVSGDLCGAFIEGTEVLLWLAIIICI; the protein is encoded by the coding sequence GTGAACGGATTGCTGCTCGCGCTTCAATTTTTCACGTCCTTCCCGATTCGTAAAGAGCTGCCGATGGAACGGAAAGATGTGACGGCGATGTATATCGCGCTGCCATTCGTCGGGGGGCTCATCGGGCTCGCGATGTACGGCGTTGCAGTGCTGTTTACGGATGGAATCGGCACGGGCTCGCTGCTCGCGGCCGTGTCGATCGTCGTGGCCGGCGTAGCTCTGACGGGCGGCCTGCATATGGATGGATTTGCGGATATGGGAGACGCGTTTTTTTCGTATCGCGACAAGGAAAAGCGGCTTGAAATTCTGGACGATCCGCGTATCGGCGCGTTCGGGACGATGGCGCTCATCTTGTTGATCGTCGTGAAAATCGCTTTGTTCGAAGAATTGCTCCATCGTAACGACGGGCTGCTCCTTTTATTCATTGCCGTCCCGTTACTGGCCCGGGCAGGCATGAACGTTTATTTTTCAACGACGCGCCTTGCGAAGGAAAAAGGGATTGCGCATTTCTTCAAAGGAAAGCTTGCAAAGGGAAAGTTGATTGCGTGGTCGATTGGTACAGGGGCAGCTACAATTGTGGCACTTGGCTTAGTCCTTCATTCCATCTTTGTGCCGATTGTGCTCCTCGGCGTTGTAGCAACAGCGGCATTTCTTTTCCGACGCTGGTCATTACAACATTTCGGTGGCGTCTCGGGGGATTTATGCGGGGCGTTCATCGAAGGGACGGAGGTGTTGCTATGGCTAGCGATCATCATTTGTATTTGA
- a CDS encoding histidine phosphatase family protein, whose product MASDHHLYLIRHLPTVGNREKKYIGWTDEPIEPAADLVRALPLPASRIVYGSDLRRAKESAALLFPCVDYHPDARLRECHFGDFEGKTYADLEWDKDYRNWIDNPHSFAPRGGESLADVEQRFLEALVSLPDGAVVVTHGGPIRIALTRYSPEPQDFWSWQIPHGSIWKLEWRNHDELKEGGRCVSLSEVLITGKGSM is encoded by the coding sequence ATGGCTAGCGATCATCATTTGTATTTGATCCGGCATCTGCCGACCGTGGGAAACCGTGAGAAGAAATATATCGGGTGGACGGATGAGCCGATCGAGCCAGCCGCGGATTTGGTTCGGGCATTGCCTCTGCCGGCTAGCAGAATCGTGTACGGGAGTGATTTGAGGCGCGCGAAGGAGAGTGCGGCGCTGTTATTTCCTTGTGTGGACTATCACCCGGATGCGAGATTGCGGGAATGCCATTTTGGCGATTTTGAAGGGAAAACGTATGCGGACCTTGAATGGGATAAGGACTACCGGAATTGGATTGATAATCCGCATTCATTTGCTCCGCGCGGCGGTGAAAGCTTGGCTGACGTGGAGCAGCGTTTCCTGGAAGCATTGGTTTCATTGCCGGATGGCGCTGTCGTCGTCACACATGGCGGACCGATCCGCATCGCGCTCACCCGGTATTCGCCAGAACCGCAGGATTTCTGGTCATGGCAAATTCCGCATGGCTCGATTTGGAAGCTCGAATGGCGCAATCATGACGAATTGAAGGAGGGCGGACGATGCGTGTCGTTATCGGAGGTGCTCATAACGGGAAAAGGAAGTATGTGA
- a CDS encoding bifunctional adenosylcobinamide kinase/adenosylcobinamide-phosphate guanylyltransferase yields the protein MRVVIGGAHNGKRKYVKRMLAEEPQYWLDCSASDLEIPTGCKVVVDRVEHWLARTELPEADAVEFIKKEIEGKDVIFILTDIGRGIVPMDAEQRKLRDACGRLYQQLIAQADEVTRIWYGLAQTLKRRGEII from the coding sequence ATGCGTGTCGTTATCGGAGGTGCTCATAACGGGAAAAGGAAGTATGTGAAAAGGATGCTTGCGGAAGAACCACAATATTGGTTGGATTGTTCCGCCAGCGATTTGGAAATTCCGACCGGGTGCAAAGTTGTCGTTGACCGTGTCGAGCATTGGCTCGCACGGACGGAACTGCCGGAAGCGGACGCTGTAGAATTTATTAAGAAAGAAATCGAAGGCAAGGACGTCATTTTCATCCTGACCGACATCGGACGCGGCATCGTGCCGATGGATGCGGAACAGCGGAAGCTGCGCGATGCATGCGGCAGGCTGTATCAGCAGTTGATTGCGCAGGCGGATGAAGTGACGAGAATTTGGTATGGACTTGCACAAACATTGAAGAGAAGGGGAGAAATCATATGA
- a CDS encoding cob(I)yrinic acid a,c-diamide adenosyltransferase, protein MKIYTKTGDKGQTSLIGGRVDKDSLRVEAYGTMDELNSFVGKAMTEIEGEKFADLLADLEAIQNELFDGGGDLANVMKERHYKLSKDPIEVLEKRIDDLMEEAPPLEKFILPGGSPAAATLHIARTVTRRAERLTVTLMKAEEDVPATVQKYLNRLSDYLFVAARIVNARLGVPDNEYVRSAKVFRTGKGKAEKKED, encoded by the coding sequence ATGAAAATTTATACAAAGACAGGGGATAAAGGGCAGACGAGCCTGATCGGAGGGCGTGTCGACAAGGACAGCCTCCGCGTTGAAGCATACGGGACGATGGACGAATTGAATTCGTTCGTCGGCAAGGCGATGACGGAGATTGAAGGCGAAAAGTTTGCGGATCTGCTAGCGGATCTCGAAGCGATTCAAAATGAGCTGTTCGACGGTGGCGGGGATTTGGCGAATGTGATGAAAGAGCGCCATTATAAGCTTTCCAAAGATCCGATTGAAGTGCTCGAAAAGCGTATTGACGACTTGATGGAAGAAGCGCCGCCGCTTGAGAAATTCATCTTGCCGGGCGGGTCGCCAGCAGCTGCGACATTGCATATTGCACGTACGGTTACTCGACGCGCGGAACGGTTGACGGTAACGTTGATGAAGGCGGAGGAAGACGTGCCGGCTACTGTCCAAAAGTACTTGAACCGTCTGTCGGACTATCTCTTCGTCGCGGCTCGCATCGTTAACGCGCGGCTCGGTGTTCCGGATAATGAATACGTCCGCAGCGCGAAAGTGTTCCGGACAGGTAAAGGGAAAGCGGAAAAGAAAGAGGATTGA
- a CDS encoding ECF transporter S component, protein MKLRKITLTALFAALCAVGGFIKIPSGVGSLALDTVPALLAASFLPPVLVGAASLTGHLASAMYAGFPLGPFHILIAIEMMIILYGFARLHKAGHQVLKWVFFIVANGLLAPLPFYFLVSPAFFVGAVPAILLATIVNAIVAAVVMPVLAKAAGGRFGFVR, encoded by the coding sequence ATGAAACTGAGAAAAATAACGCTGACGGCGTTGTTCGCGGCCCTTTGCGCGGTCGGCGGGTTTATCAAAATCCCGTCCGGCGTCGGCTCGTTGGCGCTCGATACCGTACCGGCGTTGCTTGCGGCATCTTTTTTGCCGCCCGTCCTCGTCGGAGCCGCATCGTTGACAGGACATCTCGCGTCCGCCATGTACGCGGGCTTTCCGCTTGGTCCATTCCACATCCTGATCGCGATTGAAATGATGATTATCCTTTATGGTTTCGCGCGTCTTCATAAAGCGGGACATCAAGTATTGAAATGGGTCTTCTTCATCGTTGCAAACGGGTTGCTTGCGCCGTTGCCGTTTTATTTCCTCGTATCTCCCGCATTTTTTGTTGGGGCGGTGCCGGCGATTTTATTGGCTACAATCGTGAACGCCATAGTGGCGGCAGTTGTCATGCCGGTCCTTGCGAAAGCTGCTGGCGGCAGATTTGGGTTCGTCCGATGA
- a CDS encoding (Fe-S)-binding protein: MDALLIVNWILFLAVVAYALALFTYLIRTRIQFIKLGRKEEFDSNISRRLKEVWVNVFGQKKLLKDKKSGIIHVMFFYGFLLVQFGAIDLIWKGLKPGSHLPFGPIYGGFTFFQEIVVFMILVAVVWAFQRRYVEKLVRLKRGWKSGLVLIFIGTLMVSTLVSNGMNMIWQGHETTWTEPMASGIASVFSFMSPMAAAVVFFIAWWIHLLTLLTFLVYVPQSKHAHLIAGPVNTYMMRFDRRGKLAPIDFEALEEAESEDDMPALGVGKITDFTQKQMIDFYACVECGRCTNMCPATGTGKMLSPMDLITKLRDNLTNTGALVTKKQPWVPTFAFGNTKGNQIALAAGLEGATMDDIYNPSLIGDVITEEEIWACTTCRNCEDQCPVMNEHVDKIIDLRRYLVMTEGKMDADAQRAMTNIERQGNPWGLNRKEKENWRDARPDLHIPTVKELKKADEEFEYLFWVGSMGAFDNRSQKIALAFAHLMNEAGVKFAILGNKEKNSGDTPRRLGNEFLFQELATSNIDEFEKAGVTKIVTIDPHAYNIFKNEYPDFGFKAEVVHHTEMLYDLVMQGKLKPVHEINETITFHDSCYLGRYNDVYDPPREILKAIPGVNLVEMKRNRQDGMCCGAGGGLMWMEEDTGHRVNVARTEQAMEVSPGIISSGCPYCLTMISDGTKAIEVEDKVGTYDIAELLERSIFGEDYQPAVVEEEEPIMQ; encoded by the coding sequence ATGGATGCATTATTAATAGTCAACTGGATCCTTTTCCTGGCGGTTGTGGCATATGCGCTTGCGCTGTTCACTTATTTGATCAGGACGCGGATCCAATTCATAAAGCTTGGACGGAAGGAAGAGTTCGACAGTAATATTTCACGCCGTCTGAAGGAAGTTTGGGTAAATGTTTTCGGGCAGAAAAAGCTATTGAAGGATAAGAAAAGTGGAATTATCCACGTCATGTTCTTCTATGGTTTCCTACTCGTCCAATTCGGGGCAATCGACCTCATCTGGAAAGGGCTGAAGCCTGGCTCGCATTTGCCGTTCGGACCGATTTACGGAGGGTTCACGTTCTTCCAGGAAATCGTCGTCTTTATGATTTTAGTGGCGGTCGTCTGGGCGTTCCAACGCCGGTATGTTGAGAAGCTTGTCCGCTTGAAGCGCGGATGGAAATCGGGGCTCGTCCTCATCTTCATCGGCACGCTCATGGTGTCGACGCTCGTATCGAACGGGATGAACATGATTTGGCAAGGGCATGAAACGACGTGGACGGAGCCTATGGCATCGGGAATTGCAAGCGTTTTCAGCTTCATGAGTCCGATGGCGGCTGCGGTCGTCTTCTTCATCGCTTGGTGGATCCACTTGCTCACCTTGCTGACATTCCTCGTGTACGTGCCGCAATCGAAGCATGCGCACTTGATTGCAGGGCCTGTCAACACGTACATGATGCGTTTCGATCGCCGGGGCAAGCTTGCGCCGATCGATTTTGAAGCGCTTGAAGAAGCTGAGTCTGAAGACGATATGCCTGCGCTCGGAGTCGGCAAGATCACCGACTTCACGCAAAAGCAGATGATCGACTTCTACGCTTGCGTCGAATGTGGACGCTGTACGAATATGTGTCCAGCGACCGGGACGGGCAAGATGCTATCCCCGATGGACTTGATTACAAAACTGCGTGATAACTTGACGAATACGGGTGCGCTCGTCACGAAGAAACAGCCGTGGGTGCCAACGTTCGCTTTCGGAAACACGAAGGGGAATCAGATTGCGCTCGCTGCCGGTTTGGAAGGCGCGACAATGGACGATATTTACAACCCATCCCTTATCGGCGATGTCATTACCGAAGAGGAAATCTGGGCGTGCACGACTTGCCGGAACTGTGAAGACCAATGTCCGGTCATGAACGAGCACGTCGATAAAATCATCGATCTCCGCCGTTATCTCGTCATGACGGAAGGGAAGATGGATGCGGATGCGCAGCGTGCGATGACGAATATCGAACGCCAAGGGAATCCGTGGGGGCTTAACCGGAAAGAGAAGGAGAACTGGCGCGATGCCCGTCCGGACCTTCATATTCCGACAGTGAAAGAACTGAAGAAGGCGGATGAAGAGTTCGAATACCTCTTCTGGGTCGGCTCGATGGGTGCTTTCGACAACCGTTCGCAAAAGATTGCGCTAGCATTCGCTCATCTCATGAACGAAGCGGGCGTCAAATTCGCAATTCTTGGCAATAAAGAAAAGAACTCCGGCGACACGCCGCGACGTTTAGGGAATGAGTTTTTATTCCAAGAGCTCGCGACATCCAATATCGATGAATTCGAAAAAGCGGGTGTCACGAAAATAGTCACAATCGACCCGCATGCATACAATATCTTTAAGAATGAATATCCGGATTTCGGTTTCAAAGCGGAAGTCGTCCACCATACCGAAATGCTGTACGACCTTGTCATGCAAGGGAAGCTGAAGCCGGTCCATGAAATCAATGAAACGATCACATTCCATGATTCGTGCTACCTCGGCAGGTACAACGATGTGTATGATCCGCCAAGGGAAATCCTGAAGGCGATTCCGGGCGTCAACCTCGTCGAAATGAAGCGCAACCGCCAAGACGGCATGTGCTGTGGAGCGGGCGGCGGACTCATGTGGATGGAAGAGGATACCGGTCACCGCGTCAACGTTGCCCGTACGGAACAGGCGATGGAAGTGAGCCCGGGCATCATCTCTTCCGGCTGTCCATACTGCTTGACGATGATTTCGGACGGTACGAAAGCGATCGAAGTGGAAGATAAAGTCGGTACGTACGACATCGCGGAATTGCTCGAGCGATCCATTTTCGGAGAAGACTACCAACCTGCTGTTGTGGAGGAAGAAGAACCGATTATGCAGTAA
- a CDS encoding acetyl-CoA C-acetyltransferase yields MGRTVILDGARTPFGRFGGALSTKTASDLGAVAIKEALKRSGVREDGVDEVIIGTVLQAGQGQIPSRQAAVKAGLPWSVKTETVNKVCASGMRSVTLADQLIRLGDEEVIVAGGMESMSNAPYYLPKGRFGLKMGDAPLVDGMIYDGLSCSFSPDRVHMGTYGNQTAGEFSLTREMQDEWSLRSHERANAAIDGGKFVEEIVAVEIPQRKGDPIVVDTDEAPRRDTSLESLSKLRPAFGNDGTITAGNAPGVNDGACALVLMNEERALKEGKKLLATIIGHAEVAIEPENFPQTPGLVINELLKKTGKELKDIDLFEINEAFAAVALASSQIAGLDPEKVNVNGGAVALGHPIGASGARIILTLAYELKRRGGGIGIAAICSGGGQGDAIMIEVGEE; encoded by the coding sequence ATGGGCAGAACAGTCATCTTGGACGGGGCACGGACTCCGTTTGGTAGGTTTGGCGGTGCTTTATCCACGAAAACAGCAAGTGATCTAGGGGCGGTCGCCATTAAGGAAGCATTGAAGCGGTCGGGTGTGAGGGAAGACGGAGTCGATGAAGTGATTATCGGAACGGTGCTTCAGGCAGGTCAGGGGCAGATCCCTTCGCGGCAGGCGGCGGTTAAGGCGGGGCTTCCATGGTCCGTGAAAACCGAGACGGTTAATAAAGTATGTGCTTCCGGCATGCGCAGCGTAACGCTCGCAGACCAGCTCATCCGGCTCGGAGACGAGGAAGTCATCGTTGCAGGGGGCATGGAATCGATGTCCAACGCGCCGTACTATTTGCCGAAAGGGCGTTTCGGATTGAAGATGGGCGACGCGCCACTAGTGGACGGTATGATTTATGACGGCCTTTCCTGTTCATTTTCACCGGACCGGGTTCATATGGGGACATACGGGAACCAGACGGCTGGCGAATTTTCATTGACACGTGAAATGCAGGACGAATGGTCGCTGCGCAGCCATGAGCGGGCGAATGCCGCGATTGACGGCGGGAAATTCGTGGAGGAGATTGTCGCGGTTGAAATCCCGCAGCGGAAAGGGGATCCGATTGTCGTCGACACGGACGAAGCACCGCGGCGTGATACATCTCTTGAATCACTCTCGAAATTGCGCCCTGCATTCGGCAACGATGGCACGATCACGGCAGGTAATGCGCCAGGCGTCAATGACGGAGCGTGTGCGCTCGTGCTCATGAATGAAGAGCGTGCGTTGAAGGAAGGGAAAAAGCTTCTTGCAACGATCATTGGCCACGCCGAAGTTGCGATCGAGCCGGAAAACTTCCCGCAGACGCCGGGCCTCGTCATTAATGAATTGCTGAAGAAGACGGGGAAAGAGCTGAAAGACATCGACTTGTTTGAAATAAACGAAGCATTCGCGGCAGTCGCGCTCGCAAGTTCCCAAATCGCGGGACTTGATCCTGAAAAAGTGAACGTCAACGGCGGAGCGGTCGCACTCGGTCATCCGATCGGCGCAAGCGGTGCACGGATCATCTTGACGCTCGCTTACGAATTGAAACGGCGCGGTGGCGGCATTGGGATTGCGGCGATCTGTTCAGGTGGCGGTCAGGGCGATGCGATTATGATTGAAGTTGGAGAAGAATGA
- a CDS encoding 3-hydroxybutyryl-CoA dehydrogenase, protein MEIKKVMVIGAGQMGGGIAQVCAQAGFDVKLNDIKEEFYEKGLAVIAKNLSRNVEKGRMTEDEKAAVLGRITKSLDLQDAHDVDIVIEAAIENMDIKKTIFAKLDGIAPKHAILATNTSSLPITEIAAATNRPENVIGMHYMNPVPVMKLVEIIRGLATSDEVYEAVEDMTRKLSKTPVEVNDFPGFVANRVLMPMINEAIYTLYEGVASKEAIDEVMKLGMNHPMGPLQLADFIGLDTCLYIMETLHEGFGDSKYRPCPLLRKYVNAGWLGKKSGRGFYEY, encoded by the coding sequence ATGGAAATTAAAAAAGTAATGGTCATCGGAGCGGGGCAAATGGGTGGGGGTATCGCCCAAGTGTGTGCGCAAGCAGGCTTCGACGTGAAATTGAATGATATTAAAGAGGAGTTCTACGAAAAGGGGCTTGCGGTCATCGCGAAAAATCTTTCCCGCAACGTTGAGAAAGGGCGTATGACGGAAGATGAAAAAGCGGCAGTCCTCGGGCGCATTACAAAGTCGCTCGATTTGCAGGACGCACATGACGTCGACATCGTCATCGAGGCAGCGATTGAAAACATGGACATCAAAAAAACGATCTTCGCGAAACTCGATGGCATCGCGCCGAAGCATGCGATTTTGGCGACGAATACATCATCCCTTCCGATTACGGAAATCGCGGCAGCGACAAACCGCCCGGAAAACGTCATCGGCATGCACTATATGAACCCGGTGCCGGTCATGAAGCTCGTTGAAATCATCCGCGGACTTGCGACTTCCGACGAAGTGTATGAAGCGGTCGAGGACATGACTCGTAAACTATCGAAGACGCCGGTCGAGGTGAATGACTTCCCTGGATTCGTCGCGAACCGCGTCCTCATGCCGATGATCAACGAAGCGATTTACACGCTGTACGAAGGCGTCGCCTCGAAGGAAGCGATCGACGAAGTGATGAAGCTCGGCATGAACCACCCGATGGGACCTCTGCAATTGGCGGATTTTATCGGACTCGATACGTGCCTATACATTATGGAAACGCTCCACGAAGGCTTCGGCGACTCGAAGTACCGCCCTTGCCCATTGCTCCGGAAGTACGTCAATGCAGGCTGGCTCGGGAAAAAATCGGGCCGCGGCTTTTATGAATATTAA